A section of the Humulus lupulus chromosome 2, drHumLupu1.1, whole genome shotgun sequence genome encodes:
- the LOC133815670 gene encoding S-protein homolog 24-like, with protein sequence MELFEKKSMSLISLLLLIMVSSCAIEAEVRANLPSTKNDNNENSSGDEKIGGVFVYKTTVQIFNNLDNKNQLTVHCKSADDDLGAHVVANNQDYEFKFRINFAGTTLYFCGLTWIGGTGSYDIFRASRDSFRCASKCVWRAHNDGIYGFKEGSNQTTADIIYKWS encoded by the coding sequence ATGGAGCTGTTTGAGAAAAAATCTATGTCATTGATTTCCTTACTACTACTGATTATGGTTTCATCATGTGCAATAGAAGCAGAAGTGAGAGCGAATCTTCCCTCTACAAAAAATGACAACAATGAGAATTCTAGCGGTGATGAAAAAATCGGAGGCGTATTCGTATATAAAACGACGGTTCAAATTTTCAATAATTTGGACAATAAAAACCAACTTACAGTTCATTGCAAGTCAGCTGATGATGATTTAGGTGCTCATGTTGTGGCCAACAATCAAGATTACGAGTTTAAATTTCGAATCAATTTTGCGGGTACTACTTTGTATTTCTGTGGTCTTACCTGGATTGGTGGAACAGGATCGTATGACATTTTTAGAGCAAGCAGGGATTCATTCAGATGCGCCTCAAAGTGTGTTTGGAGGGCTCATAACGATGGAATTTATGGCTTCAAAGAGGGTTCAAATCAAACGACTGCTGATATCATTTACAAATGGTCTTAA